The proteins below are encoded in one region of Drosophila santomea strain STO CAGO 1482 chromosome 3R, Prin_Dsan_1.1, whole genome shotgun sequence:
- the LOC120451682 gene encoding protein dj-1beta has product MVFFAFPRISRNFYQKFTKMSKSALVILAPGAEEMEFIIAADVLRRAGIKVTVAGLNGGELVKCSRDVQILPDTSLAQVAADKFDVVVLPGGLGGSNAMAESSVVGDILRRQESSGGLIAAICAAPTVLAKHGIASGKSLTSYPSMKPQLLDNYSYVDDKTVVKDGNLLTSRGPGTAYEFALRIAEELTGKEKVLEVAKGLLVAYD; this is encoded by the exons ATGGTTTTCTTCGCATTTCCTCGAATCTCCAGGAATTTTTACCAAAAGTTTACCAAGATGTCGAAGAGCGCGCTGGTGATTCTGGCTCCCGGAGCGGAGGAGATGGAGTTCATCATAGCCGCCGATGTGCTGCGACGAGCGGGC aTCAAGGTCACCGTCGCCGGTTTGAATGGCGGCGAATTGGTGAAGTGCTCGAGGGACGTGCAGATCCTGCCGGACACCTCGCTGGCCCAGGTGGCCGCGGACAAGTTCGATGTGGTGGTGCTGCCCGGCGGACTGGGTGGCTCCAATGCCATGGCGGAGTCCTCCGTGGTCGGCGACATCCTGCGTAGGCAGGAGTCCAGTGGCGGCCTCATCGCCGCCATCTGCGCCGCTCCCACCGTTCTGGCCAAGCACGGCATCGCCTCCGGCAAATCCCTCACCTCGTATCCCTCCATGAAGCCCCAGCTGCTGGACAACTACAG CTATGTGGACGACAAGACGGTGGTCAAGGATGGCAACCTGCTCACCAGTCGCGGTCCTGGCACCGCCTACGAGTTCGCCCTCCGAATCGCAGAGGAGCTGACCGGCAAGGAGAAGGTGCTCGAGGTGGCGAAGGGTCTCCTGGTAGCCTACGATTAG